In Nicotiana tabacum cultivar K326 chromosome 2, ASM71507v2, whole genome shotgun sequence, the following proteins share a genomic window:
- the LOC107795831 gene encoding NAC domain-containing protein 96-like codes for MSQLPSTSQTIMHNIKREEKELCIENSVHTEGFRFHPTDTELVKYLLQYVLKGRLPELIPIEEEDLYSKEPWVVFKDRKERTLYFFTELKKKKIENSRFIRSVGKGSWKSQDKGKPVCSEKGSVMGYKRSLRYQNSGSPQDGQWLMKEYSLTDEVKKILHQRSRGYDKDNYVLCRVKRKVAKDDPIARKESIEAAELEAIMNPTDGSTKFPNLSIDDVAKLKMRMQFASGK; via the exons ATGTCTCAATTGCCTAGCACCTCGCAAACAATTATGCACAAcattaaaagagaagaaaaagagttgTGCATTGAAAATTCTGTACATACGGAGGGATTTCGATTTCACCCAACAGATACAGAATTGGTGAAATATCTTTTACAGTATGTATTAAAGGGACGTTTACCTGAATTAATTCCAATTGAAGAAGAAGATCTTTATTCCAAAGAACCATGGGTTGtttttaaagatagaaaagagAGGACTTTATATTTTTTCACggagttgaagaaaaaaaagatagaaaattcAAGGTTTATTCGAAGTGTAGGTAAAGGTTCTTGGAAATCTCAAGACAAAGGGAAACCTGTGTGTAGTGAAAAAGGTTCAGTTATGGGATATAAAAGAAGCCTAAGGTACCAGAATTCAGGTTCACCTCAAGATGGCCAGTGGCTTATGAAAGAATATTCTCTTACTGATGAGGTCAAGAAGATCTTACATCAACGTTCTCGA GGATACGACAAAGATAATTATGTACTTTGCCGAGTCAAAAGAAAGGTAGCTAAAGACGATCCAATTGCCAGAAAAGAGAGCATTGAAGCTGCAGAGCTCGAGGCAATTATGAATCCTACTGATGGCTCCACCAAATTTCCTAATTTATCAATTGATGATGTTGCAAAATTAAAGATGCGGATGCAGTTTGCCAGCGGAAAGTAG
- the LOC107795832 gene encoding seipin-2-like, with translation MDEQARICENAVGIDSNFLGLSCKDHKKSPNFLMNLMKYSLLLGAEKVLMVRKSQKPFSCSSLSSWTDEETAREKRRNKGKSPLQDNKSCAIESCKEHFDMPKVVNSCPSGSYNTELSFDFTAFFTVMMFKLVGFQMNLLVRLFTFPISLMNYWIMILTLPFQTLTLAKEQLKKQLMNLGTKSWLSLMSFVFCQIKAQKSVLKLTVRFCWALFWAVYVCFLLVGLLVMGFVISGVTMRRLVEEPIETTKTLNFDYTKTSPVAFVPLASAAALSTPLISKPKIVDRPIPYNHKLQLIVSLTMPESEYNRKLGIFQVRVDCLSADGKVTATSSYPSMLKFKSQPIRIVETAIKSIPLVTGFQSEVQNLKLVINDFTEGFEPTACFKVVLEKRAEYQLEGAGIPEIYAAALHVESELPHIKRIIWLWRRTVFVWIGIMLFLTQLSFALIFCRPVLLPGKRLMTVLRTKRNAQKNKISW, from the exons ATGGATGAACAAGCAAGAATTTGTGAAAATGCTGTTGGCATTGATAGTAATTTTCTTGGATTAAGTTGCAAAGATCACAAAAAATCACCAAattttctcatgaatttgatgaagtATTCTTTGCTTCTCGGAGCTGAAAAGGTTTTAATGGTTCGAAAATCTCAAAAACCATTTTCATGCTCCAGCTTAAGTTCATGGACCGACGAAGAGACTGCTCGTGAAAAAAGGAGAAACAAAGGGAAATCACCTCTTCAGGATAATAAATCATGTGCAATTGAGTCATGTAAAGAGCATTTTGATATGCCAAAAGTGGTTAACTCTTGTCCTTCAGGAAGTTATAACACTGAATTATCGTTCGATTTCACTGCATTTTTTACAGTAATGATGTTCAAACTAGTTGGATTTCAAATGAATCTATTGGTAAGACTCTTcacatttcctatttctttaatGAACTATTGGATAATGATCTTGACCTTACCATTTCAAACACTAACATTAGCCAAAGAGCAATTAAAGAAGCAGCTGATGAATCTTGGCACGAAATCTTGGTTAAGTTTGATGTCATTTGTATTCTGTCAGATTAAGGCACAAAAATCTGTGTTGAAATTGACAGTAAGGTTTTGTTGGGCTCTGTTCTGGGCAGTCTATGTTTGTTTTTTGTTGGTTGGTTTGTTGGTAATGGGATTTGTGATAAGTGGAGTTACTATGAGACGTTTGGTGGAAGAACCAATTGAGACAACAAAGACGTTGAATTTTGATTACACAAAAACTAGCCCTGTTGCTTTTGTACCGCTTGCATCAGCTGCTGCTCTCTCTACTCCCTTGATTTCCAAACCAAAAATTGTAGACAGGCCCATACCTTATAATCACAAGTTGCAGCTTATTGTTTCATTAACCATGCCTGAATCTGAGTACAACAGAAAGCTTGGGATTTTCCAG GTAAGGGTGGACTGCTTGTCAGCAGATGGCAAAGTAACAGCAACCTCAAGCTATCCAAGCATGTTAAAATtcaaaagccaaccaatccgaATTGTCGAAACCGCAATAAAAAGCATCCCTCTTGTTACTGGTTTTCAATCAGAAGTCCAGAATTTGAAACTTGTCATCAACGATTTCACAGAAGGTTTCGAGCCTACAGCATGTTTTAAAGTTGTTCTTGAAAAAAGAGCTGAGTACCAACTAGAAGGCGCAGGTATACCTGAAATATATGCAGCCGCCTTACATGTGGAATCAGAGCTTCCTCATATAAAGAGAATTATATGGCTTTGGAGAAGAACTGTTTTTGTATGGATTGGgattatgctattcttgactcAGCTAAGTTTCGCTTTGATATTTTGTCGGCCTGTGCTTTTACCAGGAAAAAGGCTAATGACAGTTCTTAGAACTAAAAGGAATGCCCAAAAGAACAAGATTTCGTGGTAG